A window of the Butyricimonas faecalis genome harbors these coding sequences:
- a CDS encoding BamA/TamA family outer membrane protein, which produces MIWMLTWVLLVESQANARPLSFNVRENKGYDLIKLPDSLKQSNVVFLPDSLIRDTLQYEYSKIKEVAYRRGWTKELYKMIFVNPRKINIDIVQTENSEDRYKPYQGKTIHDIYVKILSPFGTSVNDTLPLQDSLQWLLSMANSVHQKSSERVIKKQLTVRPGMPVDPFELVQNEQLLKSMSNVDDALIEIQEVQNDTNQVNLVVICKDEFSWTGEVWSNFLNAVDLGLETKNLFKLGHSLHYEASFRGNKDQAWGNLVEYKASNLLGSHMDFYGLYENSYNQNILRVELDKEFLTYKTKWAGGAAYSRVYSSKSLVDRDINKPVELFNYRLWDFWGGTSFYLPEKHSYNRIFYLTGRYTGTSFVDRPQVSSDSNHFYYDRNRVMGALTFTKIKYFKANLIYDFGRTEDIPSGLSGTLLFGYEKSDFTKYGYLGTEWHYSWFNKYTERYHSWYAALGTFLNGYTAESGVFKVGSQYISRLYDLSRHRLRFYGNVDYVLGIKRNPDDCIYFEDANIRGFDSDTTCGTQRLSASMSATLFMPYIKRGFRVSVTGFVDWGVLAREKKNILNSQSYWGIGFSLNLRNDNLILKNVSIRFAFYPKGPPDMHSIEVNVSSRRRNGFYDYRVYKPDAIKYE; this is translated from the coding sequence ATGATATGGATGCTGACATGGGTGTTACTCGTGGAAAGTCAAGCAAATGCAAGGCCTTTATCATTCAACGTGCGTGAGAATAAAGGGTATGACCTTATAAAACTTCCTGATTCACTGAAACAAAGTAACGTGGTTTTCCTGCCGGATAGTTTAATTCGGGATACTCTCCAATATGAGTATTCCAAGATCAAGGAGGTCGCTTATCGTAGAGGGTGGACGAAAGAGTTGTACAAAATGATTTTCGTGAATCCTCGGAAGATTAATATCGATATTGTACAAACGGAGAATAGCGAGGATCGTTACAAACCTTACCAAGGAAAGACCATCCATGATATTTACGTGAAAATCTTATCTCCTTTCGGAACGAGTGTTAACGACACGCTTCCTTTACAGGACAGTTTGCAATGGCTGTTGAGTATGGCAAATTCCGTTCACCAGAAATCGTCCGAACGGGTGATAAAAAAACAGTTGACCGTGAGGCCGGGAATGCCAGTTGACCCTTTCGAGTTGGTACAGAACGAACAGTTGCTGAAATCGATGTCGAACGTGGATGATGCGTTGATCGAAATACAGGAAGTGCAAAACGACACGAATCAAGTCAATCTGGTGGTTATTTGCAAGGATGAATTTTCATGGACGGGGGAGGTGTGGAGTAACTTCTTGAACGCAGTAGACCTGGGATTGGAAACCAAAAACTTGTTCAAACTGGGGCATAGTTTGCATTACGAAGCCAGTTTTCGAGGAAATAAAGATCAAGCCTGGGGAAACTTGGTCGAGTATAAAGCCAGTAACCTTCTTGGCTCTCACATGGACTTCTATGGGCTGTACGAGAACTCCTATAATCAGAATATTTTGCGGGTGGAACTGGATAAAGAGTTTTTGACGTACAAGACGAAATGGGCTGGAGGAGCGGCGTATAGTCGAGTGTATTCCTCAAAATCATTAGTCGACCGGGATATAAATAAGCCCGTGGAATTATTTAATTATCGCTTGTGGGACTTTTGGGGAGGAACATCTTTTTATTTACCGGAAAAGCATAGTTACAACCGGATATTCTACCTCACGGGACGTTACACAGGAACGAGTTTTGTCGATCGTCCGCAAGTGTCGAGCGATTCCAATCATTTCTATTATGACCGTAATCGCGTCATGGGAGCCTTGACATTCACCAAAATCAAGTACTTCAAGGCTAACTTGATCTATGATTTCGGGCGAACAGAGGATATTCCATCCGGACTTTCAGGAACATTGCTTTTCGGGTACGAGAAGAGCGACTTCACGAAGTACGGGTACTTGGGAACGGAATGGCATTATTCGTGGTTCAACAAGTACACGGAAAGATACCATTCTTGGTACGCGGCTTTAGGTACTTTTTTGAACGGTTACACGGCGGAGAGTGGCGTGTTTAAAGTCGGAAGCCAATACATCAGTCGTTTGTACGATCTGTCCCGCCACCGCTTGCGCTTTTATGGTAACGTGGATTACGTGTTAGGAATCAAGCGGAATCCGGATGATTGTATTTATTTCGAGGATGCCAACATCCGGGGATTTGATTCCGATACCACGTGCGGAACGCAACGACTTTCTGCTTCCATGTCCGCAACGTTGTTCATGCCTTATATCAAAAGAGGATTTCGGGTGTCGGTTACCGGGTTCGTGGATTGGGGCGTGCTGGCCCGGGAGAAGAAGAATATATTGAATAGCCAATCGTATTGGGGGATCGGTTTTAGCCTGAATTTGCGAAATGA
- a CDS encoding FAD:protein FMN transferase has protein sequence MKKLGIIICGLVLVMGCQRNVYRFTEGHVYGTVYHVSYQSETDYAVEIRQEMERVNQSLSMFNKNSVIARWNRGECEQVDSLFVIMYRKAKEVNEATGGAFDVTVGPLVNAWGFGFKNEKLPSGEKVDSLLQYVGMDKVQLEGERLVKRVEGVQMDASSIAKGLGVDLVAEFFDRKGVQNYMIEIGGEIRVKGESNKQRPWHIGIDKPIDDVAAANRELQLVLALREGALATSGNYRRFYVVDGKKYSHTINPRTGYPVQQDILGASVYAPTCMEADAYATACMVLGTEEAKKIVLDNPYIEACFIYQNKQGEREVWMSDRLKTLVLEE, from the coding sequence ATGAAAAAATTGGGGATTATCATTTGCGGGCTGGTGTTGGTGATGGGATGTCAGCGTAATGTATACCGTTTTACGGAAGGCCATGTGTATGGTACCGTTTACCATGTGTCATACCAGAGTGAAACGGACTACGCCGTGGAAATCCGTCAAGAGATGGAACGGGTGAATCAGTCCTTGTCAATGTTCAACAAAAACTCTGTAATTGCCCGGTGGAACCGGGGAGAATGTGAACAGGTGGACTCGCTTTTTGTAATCATGTACAGGAAAGCAAAAGAGGTGAACGAAGCAACGGGTGGGGCTTTTGATGTAACCGTGGGTCCGCTGGTGAATGCTTGGGGATTCGGTTTTAAAAACGAGAAATTGCCTTCGGGCGAGAAAGTCGATTCGCTGTTGCAATACGTGGGAATGGATAAAGTGCAATTAGAAGGAGAGCGGTTAGTGAAACGGGTGGAGGGGGTACAGATGGATGCCAGTTCCATTGCCAAAGGATTGGGCGTGGATCTTGTAGCCGAGTTTTTTGATCGGAAAGGAGTACAAAATTACATGATCGAGATCGGTGGTGAAATCCGCGTGAAAGGGGAAAGTAATAAGCAACGCCCGTGGCATATCGGGATCGACAAACCGATTGACGATGTGGCAGCGGCAAACCGGGAATTGCAGCTCGTGTTGGCTTTGCGGGAAGGTGCGTTGGCAACATCCGGGAATTATCGCCGTTTTTACGTGGTGGATGGAAAAAAATATTCTCACACGATAAACCCTCGGACCGGTTATCCTGTCCAACAAGATATATTGGGAGCTTCCGTATATGCTCCGACATGTATGGAGGCAGATGCTTATGCGACGGCATGTATGGTATTGGGAACGGAAGAAGCTAAAAAAATAGTGTTAGATAATCCTTATATAGAGGCTTGTTTTATTTACCAAAATAAACAGGGAGAACGAGAGGTTTGGATGTCTGATCGATTGAAAACGTTAGTGTTAGAGGAGTAA